In Candidatus Delongbacteria bacterium, a single genomic region encodes these proteins:
- a CDS encoding ABC transporter permease, which produces MVIDFLETSGRLTIMFYDIVINLPTVFKNKKLYFDQAYEIGIRSLLLIISIAFFTGAVTAYQSGEQMVKLVPLNYLGLSVYKMMTMELGPVLTGIIMAGRYGSSVAAELGTMKVTEQIDALDSMAINPIMYLAVPRFLATMTMLPIAVIFADFIGIFGGYLISNLFFDLNFYDYFNEVNNHFSISDITMGLVKSIFFGLIISLIGCFVGFTTEGGAEGVGKATVKAFVISSVLILIADLVVAVTYLK; this is translated from the coding sequence ATGGTAATAGATTTTCTTGAAACAAGTGGCAGACTCACTATAATGTTTTACGATATAGTCATAAATCTTCCAACTGTCTTCAAAAATAAAAAATTGTACTTTGATCAAGCTTATGAAATTGGCATAAGATCATTATTATTGATTATAAGTATAGCTTTCTTTACTGGAGCGGTTACTGCATATCAAAGTGGCGAGCAGATGGTAAAACTCGTTCCGTTAAATTACCTAGGATTGTCAGTTTATAAAATGATGACAATGGAATTGGGTCCAGTTTTAACAGGAATCATAATGGCTGGAAGGTATGGTTCATCTGTTGCTGCAGAACTTGGAACTATGAAAGTTACAGAACAAATTGATGCTTTGGATTCAATGGCGATAAATCCAATCATGTACCTGGCAGTACCTAGATTTCTTGCAACAATGACGATGCTTCCAATAGCTGTAATTTTTGCTGATTTTATCGGGATTTTTGGAGGATATCTAATCTCCAATCTTTTTTTTGATTTAAATTTCTACGACTATTTTAATGAGGTAAACAATCACTTTAGTATTTCCGATATTACTATGGGACTTGTAAAATCAATTTTTTTTGGCTTGATAATCTCTCTAATTGGATGTTTTGTTGGATTTACTACTGAAGGTGGAGCTGAAGGAGTTGGCAAAGCTACAGTAAAAGCTTTTGTTATATCATCGGTTCTGATCCTGATTGCTGACCTGGTCGTAGCAGTAACTTATTTGAAGTGA